The nucleotide window ACCACCTGTCCGCGAAGCGGCGCGCCGAGGTCGCGGCGGCCCTGGACGACGACCGGCTCGCCGACGTCCTGGAGGAGCTCCCCGAGGACGACCAGATCGAGATCCTCGGCAAGCTCAAGGAGGAGCGCGCCGCGGACGTCCTGGAGGCCATGGACCCCGACGACGCGGCCGACCTGCTCGGCGAGCTGCCGGAGGACGACAAGGAGCGGCTGCTGGCGCTGATGCGCCCGGGCGACGCGGCGGACGTACGGCGGCTGATGTCGTACGAGGAGCGCACCGCGGGCGGCCTGATGACGACCGAGCCGATCGTGCTGCGGCCCGACTCGACCGTCGCGGACGCGCTCGCCCGGGTGCGCAACCCCGACCTCTCCCCCGCGCTGGCCGCCCAGGTGTACGTGTGCCGTCCGCCCGACGAGACACCGACCGGCAAGTACCTCGGCACGGTCCACTTCCAGCGGCTGCTGCGCGACCCCCCGTACACGCTCGTGGGCTCGATGATCGACGACGACCTGCAGCCGCTGGACCCGGAGGCCGTGCTGCCCGTCGTGGCCGGCTTCTTCGCGACGTACGACATGGTCGCGGCGCCCGTCGTCGACGAGAGCGGGTCGCTGCTCGGCGCGGTCACCGTGGACGACGTCCTCGACCACATGCTGCCCGAGGACTGGCGGGAGAAGGAGTTCCACCAGGCCGAGGAGGCCGCCGGACGTGACGACGAGTACGACACCGCCCGGTACGACACCGAGGAGGCCGCCGATGGCTCCTGAGCGCGAGCGTGAGGCCCGTGAGCGGGCCACCGCCGGGACGGGCGCCGGCACCCGGGCACGGCTGCGGCTCGACCAGCCGCAGCCGCCGCGGCGCCGTTTCCTGCCCGAGTACGACCCGGAGGCCTTCGGACGGCTCTCCGAGCGGATCGCGCGGTTCCTGGGCACCGGACGGTTCATCGTCTGGATGACGGTCGTCATCATCATGTGGGTGGTGTGGAACGTGTCCGCGCCGCGCGACCTGCGCTTCGACAACTACCCCTTCATCTTCCTGACCCTGATGCTCTCGCTGCAGGCCTCGTACGCCGCTCCGCTGATCCTGCTCGCGCAGAACCGGCAGGACGACCGGGACAAGGTCAACCTCGAACAGG belongs to Streptomyces sp. V3I8 and includes:
- a CDS encoding magnesium transporter MgtE N-terminal domain-containing protein, translating into MVAGAPRIFVSHLSGIAVFDPSGDQVGRVRDLVAILRVGRRPPRLLGLVVELSTRRRIFLPMTRVTGIESGQVITTGVLNVRRFEQRPTERLVLGELLDRRVTLVETGEEATVLDVSVQQLPARRDWEIDRVFVRKGRTGGTFRRAKGETLTVEWSAVTGFSLEEHGQGAENLLATFEQLRPADLANVLHHLSAKRRAEVAAALDDDRLADVLEELPEDDQIEILGKLKEERAADVLEAMDPDDAADLLGELPEDDKERLLALMRPGDAADVRRLMSYEERTAGGLMTTEPIVLRPDSTVADALARVRNPDLSPALAAQVYVCRPPDETPTGKYLGTVHFQRLLRDPPYTLVGSMIDDDLQPLDPEAVLPVVAGFFATYDMVAAPVVDESGSLLGAVTVDDVLDHMLPEDWREKEFHQAEEAAGRDDEYDTARYDTEEAADGS
- a CDS encoding DUF1003 domain-containing protein, whose amino-acid sequence is MAPEREREARERATAGTGAGTRARLRLDQPQPPRRRFLPEYDPEAFGRLSERIARFLGTGRFIVWMTVVIIMWVVWNVSAPRDLRFDNYPFIFLTLMLSLQASYAAPLILLAQNRQDDRDKVNLEQDRKQNERSIADTEYLTREIAALRVGLGEVATRDWIRSELEDLLKELEARRPDGPGGGRVVFPAEHPRGRDVDDR